In Tistrella mobilis, the genomic window CCGTCGAGAGCAGGAAAGCTGCCGCCGGCGCACAGCCGGAGCCAGAGGCCATAGAGGGCCTTCAGCTTGGGATGCCGCACGACGAGCGCCAGAGTGGATGAGGACATCGCGGAACCGATTACGGTTGGAGAGACGGAACGGAACGAGGCCGACGGAACGCCGCAGCCAGCCGCATCCGGCAGGCTTGCCGGCCGCGGCCGTCGCGGAGGATCCGCCGGATCAGGCCTTGAGCTTCCAGCCGCGGGCGAGCGCCCGCCAGCAGGCGATGCCAAGCACCAGGTCGACGCCGGCCAGCACGGCCATACCCGCCAGCACCGACCCGTCGGCATGGCCGGTGATGCCATAGCGGAACCCGTCGATCATATAGAAAAACGGGTTCAGATGCGCCGCAAAGCTCCAGCCTTCGGGCAGGCGCTCAACCGAATAGAAGGTGCCCGACAGGAAAGAAAGCGGGGTGATCACGAAATTGGTGATCGCCGCCATCTGGTCGAACTTGTCCGCCCAGACGCCGACCAGAATGCCGATCAGCGCCATCATCGCCGAGGCCGCCACCAGGTGGTAGATCACGAAGCCCGGATGGGCGAATTCGAAATGCACGAAGGGGCTCATCGCCGCAATCAGCACCACGCCCACGACCACGCCACGCGTCACGGCACCCAACGCATAGCCCAGCGTCATCTCGACGGCCGAAAGCGGCGCCATCAGCACGTCGACGATATTGCCCTGCACCTTCGAGATCATCAGCGACGAGGACGAGTTCGCGAACGCGTTCTGCACCACCTGCATCATGATCAGGCCCGGTGCCAGGAACTCAAGATACGGCACGCCCCCCACCGTCTCGACCGCACGGCCGAGGGCGAGCGAGAAGATCGCGAGGAACAGCAGCCCCGTCACCACCGGCGCGGTCAGGGTCTGGCCTGCGACCTTCACGAAACGGCGCACCTCGCGCAAATAGAGGGTCGCGAAGCCCCGCCAGTTGACCGCTCCCATCTGTCGCGGTTCGCCCATGTCGTCACCTCGCTTCCACCGGAACCGACGGCACCCGCCGCCGCCCCTGTCTCCGGCCGTTCTGAGCCGGATGGGGCTGGCGGAGGATAAGCGCCATGGGCCGGAGGGGCAAGAGCGCGACGAGAACACCTCGCGTACGCCCCGCGCCCGGCTTCAGCGTGTGGGCTGGGCGTCGCCCCCCGCTTCGCCCGAGCCGTCGTCGATCCTGGGCGGGCGGCGGCTGTCCTCGTCGCCCGGCACAGCATGGACATCGCGCCGGTCCCGCGGATCTTCTGCGGGGGGCACCGTCCCGGGCAGCTGCTTCGGCGCCGAATGGCCCGTGGCGCCCGAGCGCCAGGACCCCTCGGTCTTGAGCACCTGCACCGGTGCCGCAGGCGCCTTGCCGTCCTTGCCCACGCCGAAATAGAGCGTGGTATGCGGGAAGGGGATCTCGACGCCCCGCTCGTCGAAGGCCTGCTTGATACGGGCGAAGAAGGCGCGCTTCACCGCCCATTGCTGGCCGGGCTTCGTCATGATCCGGCCGCGAACGATCACATCGCTCGGGCCGAAACGATCGAGGCCGAAGATCTCGATCGGCTGAAGGATCAGATCGCGGAACTCCGGATCCTGCCCCATGGCCAGGCCGACCTCGCGCATGATCTCGGCCACTTCCCCCACATTCTCGCGATAGGCGACACTGATATCGAGCAGGGCGTAGGAGAAGTCCTTGGTCAGGTTCTGGACGATATCGACGGCGCTGAACGGCACGGTGCGCACCACACCCTCCACGTCGCGCAGGCGGATGGTGCGCACGGTCATGCGCTCCACCGCACCCGTCTGGCCGGCGACGGTCACCACGTCACC contains:
- a CDS encoding ABC transporter permease, translated to MGEPRQMGAVNWRGFATLYLREVRRFVKVAGQTLTAPVVTGLLFLAIFSLALGRAVETVGGVPYLEFLAPGLIMMQVVQNAFANSSSSLMISKVQGNIVDVLMAPLSAVEMTLGYALGAVTRGVVVGVVLIAAMSPFVHFEFAHPGFVIYHLVAASAMMALIGILVGVWADKFDQMAAITNFVITPLSFLSGTFYSVERLPEGWSFAAHLNPFFYMIDGFRYGITGHADGSVLAGMAVLAGVDLVLGIACWRALARGWKLKA